A part of Microbulbifer sp. MI-G genomic DNA contains:
- a CDS encoding TIGR01620 family protein produces the protein MTNGDNKAPLRCTTRIEPLEELGVEAPQRDTTRVEALIGESEEIPRSITTGESLPDRIAFSELRLPSFHLRWLRPASLSIAGLVLAVLAWELRQLYTWAVDKHWALGVLAALVIVAFVFTIVSSVWEFFRAGQPLRKLEKTRVMAAQMRDCRSHEEAEIFRCQLQEYFVGKPQGALLDRVLDVAPDYYDSSELLQYLETAFLHALDQEALRRVVRHSTTTGTLVGLSPFASIDILVALRQALRMIDDVAQIYGIRPSMVVRWRLFKKVLALVAYSGASEYAISELWPELVGDSVLSAISVRLGQGVGASLFVARIGLATLQGCRPIPFAGKQGPRLGTVIGNIGAGLKERMPGVFSAVARGRYGTQPVTPGTCQSTQDRP, from the coding sequence GTGACAAACGGTGACAACAAAGCCCCGCTGCGATGCACAACACGAATTGAGCCACTGGAAGAGTTGGGAGTGGAAGCGCCTCAGCGGGATACAACGCGGGTGGAAGCGCTGATTGGAGAGTCTGAGGAGATACCCAGATCAATTACCACGGGAGAATCCCTGCCAGACCGTATCGCTTTTTCTGAATTGCGCCTGCCGTCGTTTCACCTGAGATGGCTGAGGCCAGCATCGTTGTCGATAGCCGGACTTGTACTGGCTGTGTTGGCCTGGGAGTTGCGCCAGTTATACACATGGGCGGTGGATAAGCACTGGGCCCTCGGAGTGCTCGCCGCTCTGGTGATCGTCGCCTTCGTATTCACCATTGTCAGTTCGGTATGGGAATTTTTTCGAGCCGGACAGCCTTTGCGCAAACTTGAGAAAACCCGGGTGATGGCCGCGCAGATGCGTGACTGTCGCAGCCATGAAGAGGCAGAGATTTTTCGGTGCCAGTTACAGGAGTATTTTGTCGGTAAGCCCCAGGGAGCTTTACTAGACCGGGTGTTGGATGTGGCCCCCGATTACTATGACAGCAGTGAACTGTTGCAGTACCTTGAGACCGCTTTTCTCCATGCCCTTGATCAGGAGGCGCTGAGACGCGTAGTGCGCCATTCCACCACGACGGGGACCCTGGTTGGTTTAAGCCCGTTTGCTAGTATCGATATCCTTGTTGCCTTGCGCCAGGCTCTGCGCATGATTGATGATGTGGCGCAAATCTACGGTATACGACCCTCAATGGTGGTGCGCTGGCGCCTGTTTAAAAAGGTCCTGGCTCTGGTGGCCTACAGCGGTGCCAGCGAGTATGCAATTTCTGAGCTGTGGCCTGAGTTGGTTGGTGACAGCGTGCTATCAGCTATTTCCGTGCGTCTGGGGCAGGGGGTTGGTGCCAGCCTGTTTGTGGCCCGTATTGGCTTAGCAACCCTGCAGGGTTGCAGGCCCATCCCTTTTGCGGGCAAGCAGGGGCCCCGGTTGGGGACGGTGATAGGGAATATTGGTGCTGGACTGAAAGAGCGTATGCCCGGGGTCTTTTCGGCAGTCGCTCGTGGCCGTTACGGGACGCAGCCTGTGACCCCAGGCACCTGCCAAAGCACCCAGGACAGGCCTTGA